Genomic window (Candidatus Binatia bacterium):
TTGCGCGCGCCTCTGGGATCGATGCCGACCATCGGCTCATCGGCGATGAGAATCTTCGGCTGGTGGAGCAGCGCGGCGCTGAGGACGAGGCGCTGCTTCATGCCGTGCGAGTACCCTTCGATCAGCTCTTCGCGCCACGCGGCAAGCTCGAAGGTCTCCAGGAGATCGGCCGTTTTCCGTTCCAGCGCCGCCGGCTCCACGTGATGGAGCGAGCCGACGAACTTGAGGAACTCGCCGCCGGTCAGCTTCTCGTAGATAAACGGCCGGTCGGGAACGTAGCCGGTGATCGCCTTCGCCTTCTCAGGCTCCCGCTCGACGTCGAAGCCGCCGAGGAGAACGCGGCCCGCGCCGGCGCGGAGAATTCCCATCATGACTTTGATCGTGGTGGTTTTCCCCGCCCCGTTCGGTCCGAGAAAACCGAAAATCTCCCCGGCGGGAATTTCGAGATCGAGCGAGTCCACCGCCGCGAGCTTGCCGTAGTGCTTTGAGAGGTTCTCGACGCGAATCATGATGCTTCCATCACCTGGATTTTCAAGTTGCCGATGAGTTGAAGGATGTCCACCTGCCGGTCGATGTCGCCTTCGAGAAATTTGACGTGGGTAACGTCCGCCGGAAATTGATTGAGCACCGGATCAAGCGAGACCCATTCGCCGAGCCAGACTTCCGACCACGCGTGGTAATAAAAAGCGCCGCGCAGATGGACGACGCCGACCGCGGTCTTCGCCGGGATGCCCGCGGCGCGGGCGAGGGCGCTGAAAAGGACCGCGTGCTCGTTGCAGTCGCCTCTTTGGGTGCGGAGAACTTCCAGCGCGGTGGGAATGCTCACGGTCGGCTCTTTGGCGATCTCGCGGTAAACCCAATCCTTGATGCGCGCGGCGGCTTTGACGGCGTCGCTTTCTCCCCGGACGATCGCCCGCGCCAGAGCGCGAATCTCGGGATGATCGCTTTGGACAAACGGCGTGGGCTGAAGATAAGCGGAGAATTTCCGCCGGTCGGCCGGAAGCCTGTAAGAACGGACGCCGTCCAGCTCCTCGCGCCTGATTTGCAGGGTATCCAGATGGAGCCGCTGGCGGCCGCCGTCGAGCGGAAAATTATCGAGCTTGAAACCGGAGAGCCTCAAGCGAAGAAATTCTTTGCGCGCGGAGTCCGCGATGGGCGCGGACACGGGAACGGCCGTTTTTGCGAGCAGGTCGAGAGACAACGACTTGGCGCCGAGAGTTGCCGTCGCGTCGCCGGCGCTCTCTTTGACGAGCGAGAGGCCGGTGGGGCTTTCTTCCTTCAACGTTCTACCCGAGCCGTCCACCCAGGAGATCACCGAGATGCCCTTGAAATTCTGCCGCAAGCGGATCGCCGGCTCCATTTTCCCGGCGATTTGTATTCGCTCCCGTCCTTCAATCGTGACCGCCGTGAGCTGCTGCGACAGCGTCGCCGGATCGAACGTCGGAAACAGGTGCTCTTTGCCCGGCTCCAGGTTTTGCGTGACGATGTAAGGCTTGAGCGCCGCGAGCAGATACGGCGGGTGGCGCAGCGGCAGCTCCGTTTCCGTCCGCTCGCCGCCGGAGCTCACTTCGAGGCGCAGCCTGCCGGGGACGAATTCTCCGCGGGCGCTGAAGCGCACGTTGTCGGAATCGAGACGAAAGTCGAACCGCCTCAAAGCCCATTCCGGATCGGCGCTCATGTCGAGACGGCTGGCGACGGTTTGCGTCGTTTCCAATATATTGAGGCGCAGGACCGAGGAATTTTGCACGTTGTATCCGCCGGGCTCGGGAGTTATTTTCTGGCTGGAGGCGCCGATCTTTTCGCCGTGGAAGTAAACTCCCCACGACTCGTCGAGCGGCTCGGTGATCGCGCTGACGGCGGCGAGAGTAACGGGCGGAGGCGGCGCGGCGAGCTGGCGCTTCAAGAGCAGGAAGTTCATGAAGCACCAGAAGAGAACGATGGCGACGCCCGTGACTCGCTTCAAATTCATCCGCCGCGAATTATATACTACAGCGGGTGAAAAGAATATCTTGGATGCTCTCGTGTTGTGGTTCAATTTGATTTGAACAACGTGTCATTGTAGGGGCAGGCCCCCGTGCCTGCCCGGTTTTCGGGCGACCTCGCAGGGTCGCCCCTGCAAATTGTTTTTAATGCAATTCGCCGCCGACAAGATGTTGGGCAGGCTTGCCCGCTGGCTCCGGATCATCGGGCAGGATGTGATCTACGGCCCGGAGTTGTCCGACGCCGGGCTGATCCGCGCCGCGCGGCGGGAGGACCGGCTCATTCTCACGCGCGACCGCGCGCTCGGGAAGAAAAATCCGCCGCCTTATCTTTTGATACAGAGCGACCATTTTCGCGAGCAGCTCCGTCAGGTGATCGAGGAATACGGCCTGGACCCGCTGAAGGACGCTTTCACGCGCTGCGTCGAATGCAACGCGCGCTTCGAGCCGGTGGAGAAAGCGGAAGTCGAAGGCAAAGTGCCGCCGTACGTCTTTGCCACGCAGGAAAAATTTTCCTTCTGCCGCAAGTGCCGGCGCCTCTATTGGCCGGCGACGCACCAGGAGAGAATACTGCAAGAGCTGAAGGCGCTACGCTGAAATTACCTGGAATTTGATAGCCCCGTGTGTTAATTAAATCGAATTGCACATGCTTCCCCGGTAGCTCAGTCGGTAGAGCGGGTGACTGTTAATCACTAGGTCGGGGGTTCGAGTCCCTCCCGGGGAGCCAGATATTATTTTACCGGCCTGATAAGAGGTAGCGAGATGGGGCAAAAAAAGGTCGTAGGCAATCCGACGCCGCGCGTCGAGGGCGAGCAAAAAGTTACCGGCACAGCGGTCTACGCCGTGGACGTGGTTCTTCCCGGAATGCTCTGGGGCAAGGTATTGCGCAGCCCGATCGCCTTCGGCCGCGTCAAAAGAATCGACGCGAGCCGCGCGCTGCAACTGCCGGGCGTCCAGGCGGTGCTCACAGGTGAAGAGGTTACGGGACTCAAGATCGGGAGAAAGCTCTACGACATGCCGATCCTGGCCGACGGCGTCGTGCGCTTCATCGGCGAAAAAGTCGCCGCGGTCGCCGCGGACAGCGAAGAGATCGCCGAGGAAGCGGTCAATCTTATCGACGTGGAGTACGAGGAATGGGAGCCGGTGCTCGACCCTGAAAAGGCGATGGAGCCTTCCGCGCCGATCATTCATCCCGACGTGCCCAACTACAAAGGCCTCCCCAACAAGCTGGAAGCCGCCAGCAACGATTTCATTTACGTGACGTGGAAGAAAGGCGATATCGAGGAAGGTTTCCGCCAGGCCGAGCTGGTCGTCGAGAACGTCTTCCACACCAACCAGGTCCATCACGCCTACATCGAGCCGCACTCTTGCGTGGTGAAGACCGCGCCGGACGGCTCAGCGGAAATCTGGGCGTGCAGTAAAGTGCCTTACGGCATCCGCGAACAAGTCGCCAACGCGGTCAAGATCAGCCCGGAAAAGCTCGTCGTGCATCCCTGCTACATCGGCGGCGACTTCGGCGGCAAGGGCGACTTCATGGACGTCGCGCTGGTCTATTGCATGTCGAAGAAGAGCGGCCGGCCGGTGAAGATGGTGATGGACTACGATGAGGAGTTCGTCGCCGGCAATCCCCGCCACGCCTCGGTCATCCGGGTCAAGACCGGCCTCAAGAAGGACGGCACGATCGTCGCGCACCACATGGAATTTATTTTCGACAGCGGCGCCTACGGCGCGTTCAAGCCCAATGCGTATCTCAACGGGCCGCACGGCTCCGCCGGGCCCTATAAGATCCCGCACGTGCTGATCGAGGAGCACATGGTCTACACGAATAAGATTCCTTGCGGCCACATGCGCTCGCCCGGAGACCCGCAGGGATTTTTCGCCAACGAGAGCCAGCTCGATCTCGTCGCGAAGAAGCTGGGGATGGACCGGATCAAGTTCAGGCAGAAAAATTTGATGCGCGACGGCGACCAGGATCCGACCGGGCAGAAGGTCGATTACATCAAGACCGAAGAAACGCTCCAACGCGCGCTCAGGGAAGCGGGTTTTTATCAACCCAAGGCGAAGAACGTCGGGCGCGGAGTGGCGCTGGTGCAGTGGATGGCGAACGGCGGCTCGGGGACGGTGGGGATCAAGATCGACGCGGAAGGTCTCGTGATGATCTCTTCGGCGATGCTCGATCAGGGCGCCGGAACTTACACGCTCCTCTGCGAGATCGTGGGACAGGAGCTTGAGCTTCCTCTCAGCCGCATGAAGGTCGAGACGCTGGATACGAAGACTGGCAAGCAGGACACGGGCGTCGGCGCTAGCCGCGCGACGCGAGTCTACGGCAACGCGGCGTACCAGGCGGCCATGAAGGCGGTCGAAGAGATCAAGAGAGTCGGCGCGGAACAACTGAAGACGACGCCGGATCAAATCCTCCTTTCCAAAGGCGCAGTGACGGCGAAGCGCGGCGGGCGGCGATTGAGCTATGCCGAGCTGGCGAAGGCCAAAGGCTCTCCGATCGCCGTCGAGGCGAGCTACAACGATACCTCCAAAGTCCACGAGGCCTCGATGTGCGCTCAAGTCGCGGAAGTGGAAGTCGATCCGGAGACCGGACAGGTCAAGCTCAGAAAATTCACCTCCACGCACAACACGGGGACGGTGATCAATCCGCTCATGCACCAGGGGCAGATCGAAGGCGGCGCCATGATGGGCGTCGGCTACGCCTTGATGGAGCACCTGATGATCTCCGACGGCAAAGTGACGACGACGCATTTCGGCGATTACAAGATTCCCACGATCAAAGATCTCCCGGCTTTCAAGACCTTGGTGATGGAGCGGCCCAAAGGCGCCGGTCCGTACAACAGCATGCCGATCGGAGAAACCTCCAATATCGCCGCCGCGGCGGCGATCGCCAACGCCGTGGAGGACGCGGTGGGAGTGAGGATCAACTCGCTCCCGATCACGGCGGAGAAGGTGCTCGCGGCGCTGCGCGGGGCGTAAATTTGAAGGCGACGATACGCGTCGCCCTTCGACGAGCTCAGGGTGACCGGTTCGTGAACGGATTCTCGGTTGTCACATGACTCGACCGGTCATCGGCGACAATTTTCCTTCGGCCAGGCTCGACGACGTTGAAGGCGCGGCCGTCCAGTTTCCGGAAATATTTTCCCGCGCGCCGGCCACGGTCGTGTTTTTCTACCGCGGGCGCTGGTGACCGTGGTGCCGGGCCCAGGTGACGGCCTTCGTTTACGAATCCGAGAGATACACCCGGGAGAAGATACAGATCCTAGGCGTCAGCGTCGAGCCGCCGGAAGAGGGGAGGAAGCTGATCGAGCGCGTGACGCGCGACTGCCGGGAAGACCGGCCGCACATTCCGCTCGATCCGTATCCTTTGCGTTTACTCTGCGATCCTCAAGCCGAGCTGATCCGCGCGGCGGGCGTGGCGAACGAAGGCCACTGGGCCGGTTTGATCTCTCATCCGGTCACGTTCGTCGTCGATCGCGCCGGAATCGTCCGTTGGATTTACGCCGGCGACAGCGCGTCGGACCGTCCAAGCCCGGTGGCGCTGGCGAAAACGGCGGTGGCGGTGGCGAAAGGCGAGAAGGAATGAATCATGGCTGATAGTTCACGGCCGCTCGCGACTGTTCCCGGCGAAGGATCGATGGTTCCTGAATGGCCGAAAAGCTCCTCCGATACATCCGACCATTGGATCCACGTCGAAGAATCTCCGAGGCGCGTGCGC
Coding sequences:
- a CDS encoding ABC transporter ATP-binding protein; its protein translation is MIRVENLSKHYGKLAAVDSLDLEIPAGEIFGFLGPNGAGKTTTIKVMMGILRAGAGRVLLGGFDVEREPEKAKAITGYVPDRPFIYEKLTGGEFLKFVGSLHHVEPAALERKTADLLETFELAAWREELIEGYSHGMKQRLVLSAALLHQPKILIADEPMVGIDPRGARKLKDLFLSLAKSGVAVFLSTHSVGVAEEVCHRVGIIDKGKLIACGTMDELRQLAKVDDGNLESAFLELTRNGYSGLSHED
- a CDS encoding transglutaminase-like domain-containing protein, which translates into the protein MKRVTGVAIVLFWCFMNFLLLKRQLAAPPPPVTLAAVSAITEPLDESWGVYFHGEKIGASSQKITPEPGGYNVQNSSVLRLNILETTQTVASRLDMSADPEWALRRFDFRLDSDNVRFSARGEFVPGRLRLEVSSGGERTETELPLRHPPYLLAALKPYIVTQNLEPGKEHLFPTFDPATLSQQLTAVTIEGRERIQIAGKMEPAIRLRQNFKGISVISWVDGSGRTLKEESPTGLSLVKESAGDATATLGAKSLSLDLLAKTAVPVSAPIADSARKEFLRLRLSGFKLDNFPLDGGRQRLHLDTLQIRREELDGVRSYRLPADRRKFSAYLQPTPFVQSDHPEIRALARAIVRGESDAVKAAARIKDWVYREIAKEPTVSIPTALEVLRTQRGDCNEHAVLFSALARAAGIPAKTAVGVVHLRGAFYYHAWSEVWLGEWVSLDPVLNQFPADVTHVKFLEGDIDRQVDILQLIGNLKIQVMEAS
- a CDS encoding Mut7-C RNAse domain-containing protein, whose translation is MQFAADKMLGRLARWLRIIGQDVIYGPELSDAGLIRAARREDRLILTRDRALGKKNPPPYLLIQSDHFREQLRQVIEEYGLDPLKDAFTRCVECNARFEPVEKAEVEGKVPPYVFATQEKFSFCRKCRRLYWPATHQERILQELKALR
- a CDS encoding xanthine dehydrogenase family protein molybdopterin-binding subunit, whose translation is MGQKKVVGNPTPRVEGEQKVTGTAVYAVDVVLPGMLWGKVLRSPIAFGRVKRIDASRALQLPGVQAVLTGEEVTGLKIGRKLYDMPILADGVVRFIGEKVAAVAADSEEIAEEAVNLIDVEYEEWEPVLDPEKAMEPSAPIIHPDVPNYKGLPNKLEAASNDFIYVTWKKGDIEEGFRQAELVVENVFHTNQVHHAYIEPHSCVVKTAPDGSAEIWACSKVPYGIREQVANAVKISPEKLVVHPCYIGGDFGGKGDFMDVALVYCMSKKSGRPVKMVMDYDEEFVAGNPRHASVIRVKTGLKKDGTIVAHHMEFIFDSGAYGAFKPNAYLNGPHGSAGPYKIPHVLIEEHMVYTNKIPCGHMRSPGDPQGFFANESQLDLVAKKLGMDRIKFRQKNLMRDGDQDPTGQKVDYIKTEETLQRALREAGFYQPKAKNVGRGVALVQWMANGGSGTVGIKIDAEGLVMISSAMLDQGAGTYTLLCEIVGQELELPLSRMKVETLDTKTGKQDTGVGASRATRVYGNAAYQAAMKAVEEIKRVGAEQLKTTPDQILLSKGAVTAKRGGRRLSYAELAKAKGSPIAVEASYNDTSKVHEASMCAQVAEVEVDPETGQVKLRKFTSTHNTGTVINPLMHQGQIEGGAMMGVGYALMEHLMISDGKVTTTHFGDYKIPTIKDLPAFKTLVMERPKGAGPYNSMPIGETSNIAAAAAIANAVEDAVGVRINSLPITAEKVLAALRGA